In Panicum virgatum strain AP13 chromosome 5K, P.virgatum_v5, whole genome shotgun sequence, the genomic window tgcgggcggcgccgctcttatacctgatttttttttaaaaaataatttatccCACGCCAGAGCAAAATATTATCATATATTACAATAAGGAgtgcaaaatatttttatattttcgcGGGTGCAGGCGCGTGTAATAATCTCCACCGGAACGGACATTTTAAGTGACGGGAATCTCTATGAACAACTTGGCAGGTAGTACTAAAGAAACTTTAGAAATGAATGTAGAGGTCAGAGCAGTTGTTCTTCAGCGGTGCACAAAGTTTGCGCTAGAATACTTGTCCTAAGCAGCTCCTTTCGGCGTAGCATGTCTGGATCGTGGAAGCCTAGGAACCATCGTCGGCAAGGGATGTACTTGCATCTTAGGCCAAAAAGATGGAGATCCTCCAAGGAAGGAAACAGCTGCGAGCTTGTTTCTTGAGCACGGCATGCGTGCCACGAGATAACCTTGTCGTACAAGACCCTGCTCTGCATTCCAATTCCAACCACCCCTCCCATCATGTAATGTAACATAAATGTGCAGCTAATGATGTGACGTCAACGAGGCCGGATTAGCAGCGGTTGATGCTTGTGGTCGATATCAGTAGTCTGCACGTTCACACATTCCAAAGGGCTGGTCTTTCGAAGAAACACATTCAAAAGGGAAGGGCTCAGAATTTCAAATGAAACATGGTGCTGGCCGTTCTAGTCGCCGCTGAAGACTGGGGCAAGATGGTTTTCTTCCCTGATCTCCCAGATCACACGTTCAAACCCCCACTAGTTTCTTctgacttgttttttttttaaataaggaTTTCTTCTGACTTGTTCAAACGGCCGTGGACGCCAGCAGAGAGGTGAGTGAGATCATAGCTTGCCTCACCCAATTTCTTttcccttcttttctttctttcatttcaagccacAGCCTGAACATCATCAGTCGCCAGAATAACTGAAGCAGAGACAGAATGTGACGTCTCCATTTATCTCTGGAACTATGAAAGGATTTGGGCCTCGTTTAGTTGCGTCCGCaaagtttttgaaatgaaatctttgtatatttgaagtattaaatatagattaattataaaactaattatagaactcctctgtaaactacaagacaaatctaatgagcataattaattcatcattatagTATGTGTACTGTAGTAATTACTGtaacaatttagtgtctaatcataacctaattagactcattagattcgtctcgcaatttataagcaaactatgcaattcgttttttatttcatctaaatttaatacttcatatatataagattttttttcgatgcgatagatttgaaattatgaattttgcaactaaacaagaccttgcCAACAAAATCTGTTTTTCTATATATAGAGGTGATGCCGTGAAAGCATGGAACTGCACATATATAACCCAGAATATCTGTTCTAGCATTGTCGAGTAATGCTATCGATTTCTGAAGGACAGGAGCCGGAAATCTAGGGCAAAGCTCAGAAGGGACCTGCAATCATAGAGGTGGGTCAGAATGGTGAGGCAATTGCCCTCGCCTCAGGCTCAGCTGACCTGCCCCTGTTTTCCTGTAGCCTAGCAGTGCCCACCAGATATTTGATGCTTGTCGCTGGACAGATCAGAGATACAGTGGATTCCCGCTTTCTCTGTAGTGGGAATCCAGGGGCCGCGCGAAGCCGAGTTGCCATGTTTTGCATCGTAGATGCACGCGAAAGCAAATGATCACTTTTATCGGAGCTGCTCAAAGTGAATCTGCCTAAAGCCCTAAACATGGCACACCAACAGACAATCAGTGGCAAAGATCTACTCCTAATGACAGTCTCAGTAAATCGAGCCGTATAGAAATAATCAATGGTAATAATTATAACTAAAGTAAATACAATGCTAAAAAATTTCAGATCATAAAAAAGGGAGGCCAAAATTAGCTAAATGCAAGAAACGGCAAACATTCTACGCTTTTCAGAAAGTTTGAACTCCTACAGCAGAAGCACAGCCCTGGCGAAAgaggaaaaatatttttcatttaAAGGGATAACTCCAGCATGCAAATTGTGCGGTACCCATCAGGAGACTACAAATCCACGTCACATAATGGATATCTCGTTCCCTGGCTTTAATGAATCACAAGGAAAATGTCAGCGGGTCCCACATAAGCCGGCGCCTGGTCCCATTAGCTGGTAGTGGATAGGGCCAGGCAGCCACCTCCCCCACCGAGGCCCTTCTTTTCTGTGTGTCATCTGCGCCCTCCCTGCAGGGACTCGTTATCAACCATCCATCATCAGGGATTGTTTGGTTCTAGAGGCTAAATTTTAGACTAGGTagaattttagtatttagaagtattaaataaaaattaattataaaattaactgcAGAATTCTAAGGCTAAactgcaagacgaatctaatgaggtattttAATCTATGGTTAGCgggtgattactgtagcatcactgtagtaaattatgaattaattaggctcattagattcgtctcgcgaattagcactcagctgtcaaaaaaaacatttataaacagattttatttgatactataAAATGATAAAATTTCTTTTGATGCgacagggacttaaaaaaaatcCTGGTAACCAAACAAGCCTGTACACTATTTATTCCCATCTCTGACCTCTCTCCTcctcatttttttttcctttttgggcCTTTTCCCCGGAAATACGAACCTTTTATCAGTAAAATCTAGGGTTCAACTCTCAAGAGTACATTCAAATTCCATAGAGGAATCACTGAAGGATTCTTcagcttgcatttttttttaaaaataaaaatctaaTGTTAgatatttaaatatattttaataaATTAGTTGAAAATTTGGACAAGAGTGGAAATTGAGAGACATCAGAATAGCACCATAACCGCTCCCAATCCCAGCACCATAAATGCCCTATTTTTGTAGGCTTTTCCTCTCCCTTTGTCTCCTTCCCTCCTCTACTTTATTCCAAAGCTCTTGCACTTCTTCTCAAGCAAACAACTCCGCAACTTGTCGAGACATCTCCTGCTCCCTTGTTTATAAAACCAAGGGGACCGTGGGCGCAGGACGGACAAAAGCCTCCCTTCACagtttccctcccctcccttcccaAAGCTACTTTCCCACAAACCCAAACCAAAACAGCTTGCGTCCTCCATTTCTTTTCTCGTTGGCCTTCTTCTTGCTTGCTTACTCGTTCGTTGCTTCTTGAGCCCCTCCGTGCCTTGCCCAAGCCTCTGTGTGTTTTATAGGCTTGGGAGCTCGCGATAGGAGTTGGAGGAGACGAAAAGGGGAGTCTGCTTCGTCTtccttgaggagtcatgttcCATGGCGGCAGGCCGTTGTCCCTCAGGGGGTCTCTCAAGGCCCTTGAAGCTGATATCCACCATGCCAACACCCTGTAATTTTCTACTCCCTTTTCACTCGCTTTCTGTTCTTTCTTGATTCTCGGTGCTCTCCTGTGCTACTTGATTTTACAGGAAAAGTTGTAGAGTAGGGAAAGTTTGcccttttcttcttctgatTTTATTCGGTTCGTGTTCTACGCATTTACTGATGGATAGGTGAATCCTCATCCTTTTCCTTTTCAGAGCGCATGCTATACACAGGGCGTATGGGGGTGCCTGCGTGCAGATGAGGTTGTCCTACAGCTCCATGGCTCCAATCATCCTCAACCTTATCCAGTGGATGGATTGCAGCTGCTCCTTGTCATACACCCTCCCTAGTTACCTTGGCCTGCTCGAGGTTCTTGTCTACAAGGTACTGAATGGCCCCGGCTTAAGAGAGCTCTTGAATTCACGAAATGGTCATTTTCACAGGTTTTGAATGTTGACGTGGTCTTGATTGAACATACAGGTTTATGTTGATGAAGATGCCTCTATATCCACCATAGAAAGGAGAGCAAGCCTGAAGGAATTCTATGGTATGCTTACCACATAGTAATCAACACTCTGTTCAGTTGAAGATTTTCCTGTTGTGCTGGTGTATCTAATTCTGGGACCATGGAATGCAGCTATCATATACCCGTTCTTACAACAGCTTGAGGGCAACTTGATGGACAAGGACTGCAAGGAGAAAGGGTGGTGTAAGgagtccggcggcggccggaagcTTGTCGCCGATGATGACAGGGAGGATGAGTGTGGCATTTGCTTGGAGACCTGCACCAAGATGGTCCTTCCAAATTGCAACCATGCCATGTGCATCAACTGTTACCGAGACTGGTATTGCTCCCTGTTGCTCTTGCTTATCCGTTTGATGTTGTATTATTTAATTACTACTTTACTAGCATGATAGCTGAGCCAGGATCATTATCAATAGGGCTAGGCCCCATGTCACGCTACCATAAAAAAATACCAGCGGTTTGAATAGCTTGAACGTGATATGGATTTGGGAGATAAGATTTGAGGAATAGCGTAAGCATTGACGCAGTCTTGGTAGCAAGGGTGGTTCAATAATTTTCTCAAACTCGTGCTCTGGTTTGCGGGCTACTTCTCCTCACTCATTGTTGGTGGGGGGTGGGGAGGGGGTAGTTCAACAACCAGGCATAGTCGTAATGCACAGTTTTTTTTGGACATGTTCATTACTTCCAGCCTTCATTTAGTAAAATGCTGAAGCTACATTCTCTTGAGCGTTTAAAAATTTTACATTGTTATTCACAGTAATTCTGCGATGCAACTTATCCTCATCACTTCATGTGCTGCTCAGTTAGCTTTCATTTGTTTTGTGCCACCATGGTGGCTTTGAAGCTTTCTGTTGTTCTTATTCTAGGTTTTTCAGCCTCCTGTTTGTCAACTAGGAGGGATTTGATGTGATCCAATGTATCATTTGCCACATTAGGAGATTTATTCTCTTCACGCCTTCAGTCGAATGCTGCATCTGCCAGATCTTAGTGGACAAATTATGGTACTTCGGACCATTGTTAAGAGCCCCACGTTTCATCACAATAAATCAATGCATTAATGGAATTGAAAGCAGCCAGCTAGGAGAGTTGTAGCCTCTAATAAAATCATTAATGCTGGCCAACAGCCAAGTTTACAAACCAAAATTAGAGGGCTTGACATGTGGCATTCTAAAATCCTAAATGATGTTCTCTTAGCTGGCAGATCATGCTTGGTTGCTTGTGTACCAAGGATGTCATCTGCCAGTATGCACGGAACATAAGTGTATGTCAGGTTGTTATAATGATACTCAATCGACTGGATGTGTCATTAGAAATTTGGCAAAAGTCAATAGCTTCTCCAATAACATCGCTTCAGATGAGGTTATGGATATACTCAACAGAATTGGTTATAGCAAATTAGCAGTAGATGCTTCTGTGACCACTTGCCTATCTATTAGTGGCAGCTACTGAAAATCCTAGCAATCGGGAAATCGATTAAAGCCAGCTTGGGCCTTTGCCAGTTGCCAAATATCCTAAAAGGCAGATATATTAAAGTGATGCCTCGCTTCACTCGTTTAGAGCGCACGAATTTTAGGCGCAAACCAATAGTTGAATCTAGCTATGTGGTGCTTCAGATTTCTGCAACTCCTGAAAGGATAAAGAATAGAAGCATCGCCTTGTCTTGATTTCCAATGGAATATGAAGAGATTTCCTAGTTGGATTTGGTTTTTACAGGCAAATGTTACTGTTTATAAGGATCGACAATATATACCAGTAGATTTTAGTCCTGAACTCTCTCTGGACCAGTCAGGCACCTCCTCCTCTGTGTGCTATCCCATTTTTAACTCTGAAACCTATTGTGGCTGCAGGTATACAAGATCCCAGTCATGCCCATTCTGCCGTGGAAGCCTCAAGAGAGTTCAATCCCGAGACCTCTGGGTGCTCACCAGTGACGATGATGTGATTGACACGGTGACCTTGGAGAAGGAGAACGTGAAGCACTTCCTCAGCTTCATCGATAGCCTGCCTCTGATAGTCCCCGATAACATGTTGTTGGTCTACTACGACTACCTAGTCTAACAAAGCTCCCCTCTGAAATTCTGAAAGAGGAGAGAGATCTGGGACGAAGCGCTGTACAAGCAGGCAAGGGTTTCCGGCAGCCGACCATCCTCTGCGGATCGAGTTGGCAAGTGAAGCCGTTGCTGAAGAAACTCTGGTATGCCATGCCGATGCACTGGCCTTGCGTGATGGCATTGTTCGTTGTAATAATTGTAAAGAAGAAAAATGTCTCGAGTTTTACTAGCTTGACATTTCTCCTCTGGCAAATTGCCGGATTATTCAGAATGAACAGAATGGGGGCCTGGATGTTTCATGAGTCAATTGTCTCTGTTCAGATAATAAGTGTTCTTAGATCTCCACAACAATTATGGTGGGATGGACAATAATGCGATATACCTGGATAATGGAAATGGAATCGAGAAAAGAACTACACCATTcagtctgaagtctgaacaaaTGGACGGAGCATAAGAAGATGAAGGACCATACCGGGGCGGCGTGGCTGGGATCCGGGTCGATTTGGCGTCGGGGGACTCGAACGGTTATACTGAAATTCTGCTCGGTTGACATGAACCTGACCGCGACTGCTCATTTTGTATTGTGCAGCCGAGCCGCGAGGACGGGACGACTTGGCTGTACCTGACAGCGACGTTGCCTTTGATTCAGTTCCTGAAACAAACTGGAATTCCTCCAGCCACACGCTTCGCTTCCAAACACAATTCTTCAGGACGGAAATATACCTGCATCGATTGCCTCCCATTCAGTGCCTGAAATGAAATGGAATTGCTTGCCGCCGCACAGTTCCAAATGCCGTCCTAATTCCAGCAAGAAAAGACACGGGAAGCATATGTGCCTTTGGTGAAACGTACACAGGGATGGTGATGCCCAAACTGGCTCACCTTAGTCACCCCTGCTATGGCCTGCTACCAGTCTGAAATTGATTTCGCTGCAGCCTGGAAAGAGCTA contains:
- the LOC120708979 gene encoding E3 ubiquitin-protein ligase AIRP2-like — its product is MFHGGRPLSLRGSLKALEADIHHANTLAHAIHRAYGGACVQMRLSYSSMAPIILNLIQWMDCSCSLSYTLPSYLGLLEVLVYKVYVDEDASISTIERRASLKEFYAIIYPFLQQLEGNLMDKDCKEKGWCKESGGGRKLVADDDREDECGICLETCTKMVLPNCNHAMCINCYRDWYTRSQSCPFCRGSLKRVQSRDLWVLTSDDDVIDTVTLEKENVKHFLSFIDSLPLIVPDNMLLVYYDYLV